The Centroberyx gerrardi isolate f3 chromosome 7, fCenGer3.hap1.cur.20231027, whole genome shotgun sequence genome contains a region encoding:
- the LOC139928627 gene encoding parvalbumin alpha-like, producing MAFAGVLNDAEMKAALDGCTAADSFNYKTFFKACGLAAKSSDEVKKAFGIIDQDNSGFIEEDELKLFLQNFSAGARALTDAETKAFLAAGDSDGDGKIGVDEFAALVKA from the exons ATGGCCTTCGCTGGTGTTCTCAATGATGCTGAAATGAAAGCAGCTCTGGATGGATGCACAG CTGCTGACTCCTTCAACTACAAGACCTTCTTCAAGGCATGCGGCCTGGCCGCCAAGTCCTCTGATGAGGTCAAGAAGGCCTTCGGCATCATTGACCAGGATAACAGTGGCTTCATTGAGGAGGATGAGCTGAA GCTGTTCCTGCAGAACTTCTCCGCTGGCGCCAGAGCACTCACTGACGCAGAGACCAAGGCTTTCCTCGCCGCTGGTGACAGTGATGGTGATGGCAAGATCGGCGTTGACG AGTTTGCTGCCCTTGTAAAGGCATAA